A genomic region of Lytechinus pictus isolate F3 Inbred chromosome 2, Lp3.0, whole genome shotgun sequence contains the following coding sequences:
- the LOC135153156 gene encoding trypsin-2-like produces MMVKVCLLFAVLMVATTMAADWQANPNECGRVNKMGTSLRILGGEPAAENAWPWQVAMFEQGKFICGGSLIDPWWVLTAAHCVDPCFLCTPEVYSLRVGSVNNTGTINNVTQERNAQRIIVHPKYDFRDIKKNDNDLALLKVEVPFTLDYKVNTVCLPTEDMDDWFSEGDNVTITGWGTRKSDVLDLPDTLYEAIVPIYNWTKCTQSKLLKTSGNVTENMICAGYDDGTADSCQGDSGGPMVYLSDHYYYTDQYFQIGVVSWGYKCGIRESPGVYTRLTRYEDWIRSFVTTPTQISYVPCACDMYTQALSQLSIIIISVVSSLLGVSIILNIACSICLIVCR; encoded by the exons ATGATGGTCAAGGTATGCTTATTATTTGCGGTTTTGATGGTCGCCACAACAATGGCAGCTGATTGGCAAG CAAATCCCAATGAATGTGGGAGGGTTAACAAGATGGGAACCAGTCTCCGTATTCTAGGCGGAGAGCCAGCAGCAGAGAATGCCTGGCCGTGGCAGGTAGCCATGTTCGAACAGGGCAAGTTTATCTGTGGAGGTTCTTTGATTGACCCGTGGTGGGTCCTTACTGCTGCGCATTGCGT CGATCCTTGTTTTCTCTGTACGCCAGAAGTGTACAGTTTAAGAGTCGGCTCGGTCAACAATACTGGTACTATTAATAATGTAACGCAAGAACGGAACGCACAAAGAATCATCGTTCACCCCAAATATGATTTCAGAGATATAAAAAAGAACGACAATGACCTCGCTTTGTTAAAAGTGGAAGTACCTTTCACCCTCGATTATAAAGTGAACACGGTTTGTCTTCCGACTGAAGACATGGATGATTGGTTTAGCGAAGGAGACAATGTAACAATCACTGGATGGGGAACACGGAAAAGTGACg TGCTTGACTTACCTGACACACTTTATGAGGCAATCGTTCCCATCTATAACTGGACAAAGTGCACCCAGTCCAAGCTTTTAAAAACAAGTGGCAACGTCACCGAGAATATGATTTGTGCTGGCTATGATGATGGTACTGCTGATTCTTGTCAG GGCGACAGCGGTGGTCCCATGGTATATCTCTccgatcattattattatacagaCCAGTATTTTCAGATCGGTGTGGTGAGCTGGGGGTATAAGTGTGGCATACGGGAATCACCCGGTGTTTATACTAGGCTGACACGTTATGAAGATTGGATCCGGTCGTTCGTCACCACTCCAACGCAAATTTCAT ATGTTCCGTGCGCTTGTGATATGTACACCCAAGCCTTATCTCAGTTGtccattatcatcatatcaGTGGTATCTTCATTGCTCGGCGTTTCAATCATCCTCAACATAGCTTGTTCCATTTGCCTAATAGTATGCAGATAG